Proteins encoded in a region of the Trypanosoma brucei gambiense DAL972 chromosome 4, complete sequence genome:
- a CDS encoding T. brucei spp.-specific protein yields the protein MGSAAGKIGEKKHDRGEKLHARENNGDITSGGLNATTGHTNDNVHRPGEFCRGSVPTGTEVTEDDIDADDDEDDCDTGNVNSSYNEREMVSPNLQIFRRHLRRPVHSLGVSEPREGALTPYFNPKPAEVVGTEIIASGEQMCSGSDDQHRLSASHRCRPESDSEGLNTSRVTPVSHFILKADEPASALPYSLSDGLSCSNTQVSLSGRGTRGLAAVRELQTTSTKSLRRDSCGARGFSYSLQSNGNNTYATSDGSDLFLFSPAMDRCTPTP from the coding sequence ATGGGTTCTGCTGCGGGAAAGAttggagaaaaaaagcacgATCGTGGGGAGAAATTGCATGCAAGGGAAAACAACGGAGATATCACCAGCGGTGGTCTAAATGCGACGACAGGCCACACCAACGATAATGTACATCGGCCGGGTGAATTTTGCCGAGGTTCCGTACCAACCGGGACCGAGGTGACTGAGGACGATATAGATGCGGATGACGACGAAGACGACTGTGACACTGGCAATGTCAATAGCAGTTAcaatgaaagggaaatggTTTCACCCAACTTACAGATTTTTCGACGCCACTTGCGGCGACCCGTACACTCACTTGGGGTATCGGAGCCGAGGGAAGGTGCACTGACACCATATTTTAACCCAAAACCCGCAGAAGTGGTGGGTACGGAGATTATCGCAAGTGGGGAGCAGATGTGTAGTGGTTCCGATGATCAACACAGGTTGAGCGCATCTCATCGTTGCAGACCTGAGAGTGACAGTGAAGGGCTCAACACGTCGAGGGTAACTCCAGTTTCTCATTTTATCCTAAAAGCGGATGAACCGGCGAGTGCTTTGCCATACAGTCTGAGTGATGGACTTTCCTGCAGTAACACACAGGTCTCACTGAGCGGACGTGGGACGAGGGGCCTGGCGGCGGTACGAGAGTTGCAGACTACCTCGACAAAATCCTTGCGTAGGGATAGTTGTGGAGCTCGTGGCTTTTCATACAGCCTGCAGTCTAACGGTAATAACACGTACGCAACATCTGACGGGTCGgacctctttttgttctctccAGCGATGGATCGTTGTACACCAACACCGTGA